A single genomic interval of Prunus dulcis chromosome 5, ALMONDv2, whole genome shotgun sequence harbors:
- the LOC117627671 gene encoding uncharacterized protein LOC117627671 isoform X2 has product MPQNRPKQQEVEEDEQDDLKKLMSSYLGLSLGIFLALAPTKFQELQTQVSELSARLWQAEEQVRQMRSRRKEDSKANARVVEIFASHRNAWQAEEKRLLNQIDAAHQEIAHLHGRIVELEKTQDESSARIQDLEREVGERDDMIGFMASRGGEAEEDDHFGLLQPQQQHQVKDDVNVYDNAIAFGFDSHLVADASKLWQDVQYESLEPLYHMKHFVPRESPWKLDGESTRVSSKLKLLEQELLNLENIGNSDLSKVPSLMRKQAKRYQALAGKIDDLCRRMQDSDPSEPTLSPEFRTQRQTEFLLESFRLQQRASETAQKLMAVQTEIGKSYYGGEVGNQAKLITRRSLDSIRNNFKDIQRNLEIWLARIIGDLEGILARDGASRVREYYISRYPFVQ; this is encoded by the exons ATGCCTCAAAACAGACCCAAACAACaagaagtagaagaagatgaacaagaCGATTTGAAGAAGCTTATGAGCTCGTACCTTGGTCTGAGCTTGGGCATTTTCTTGGCTTTAGCTCCAACCAAGTTCCAAGAGCTACAGACCCAAGTGAGCGAGCTCTCTGCGAGGCTATGGCAAGCGGAAGAACAAGTGAGACAGATGAGATCGAGAAGAAAAGAGGACTCGAAAGCCAACGCAAGGGTTGTGGAGATCTTCGCCAGCCACCGCAACGCTTGGCAGGCGGAGGAGAAGCGGCTGCTGAACCAGATCGACGCGGCCCACCAAGAAATTGCTCACCTCCATGGAAGGATTGTGGAGTTGGAGAAAACCCAGGACGAGTCGAGCGCTAGGATTCAAGATTTGGAGAGAGAGGTTGGGGAGAGGGACGACATGATTGGGTTCATGGCCAGCAGAGGCGGTGAGGCTGAAGAAGACGACCACTTTGGCCTCCTCcaaccacaacaacaacatcaaGTCAAGGATGATGTGAATGTGTACGACAATGCCATTGCCTTTGGCTTTGACTCCCACTTGGTGGCCGATGCTTCCAAGCTCTGGCAG GATGTACAGTATGAGTCCCTTGAACCATTGTATCATATGAAGCATTTTGTACCAAG GGAGTCCCCTTGGAAGCTAGATGGTGAATCGACCAGAGTATCCTCTAAACTAAAATTACTTGAACAAGAATTgctaaatttggaaaatattGGAAACAGTGATCTTTCCAAGGTACCTTCATTGATGAGAAAGCAGGCCAAGAGGTATCAAGCTCTTGCAGGGAAGATAGATGATCTGTGCAGAAGAATG CAGGATAGTGATCCCTCTGAACCCACACTCAGTCCAGAATTTCGTACGCAAAGACAAACAGAATTTTTACTTGAATCATTTAGACTTCAGCAACGTGCATCAGAAACTGCACAGAAGCTGATGGCAGTACAAACAGAGATTGGGAAGAGTTATTATGGGGGTGAGGTGGGGAACCAGGCCAAACTTATCACTCGACGGTCTTTGGATTCCATTAGAAACAACTTCAAAGACATCCAGAGAAATTTGGAGATATGGTTGGCCAGAATTATTGGAGATCTTGAAGGTATTTTGGCCAGAGACGGTGCTTCTCGCGTAAGGGAATACTATATTTCTAGGTATCcttttgttcaataa
- the LOC117627671 gene encoding uncharacterized protein LOC117627671 isoform X1, translating into MPQNRPKQQEVEEDEQDDLKKLMSSYLGLSLGIFLALAPTKFQELQTQVSELSARLWQAEEQVRQMRSRRKEDSKANARVVEIFASHRNAWQAEEKRLLNQIDAAHQEIAHLHGRIVELEKTQDESSARIQDLEREVGERDDMIGFMASRGGEAEEDDHFGLLQPQQQHQVKDDVNVYDNAIAFGFDSHLVADASKLWQDVQYESLEPLYHMKHFVPRRESPWKLDGESTRVSSKLKLLEQELLNLENIGNSDLSKVPSLMRKQAKRYQALAGKIDDLCRRMQDSDPSEPTLSPEFRTQRQTEFLLESFRLQQRASETAQKLMAVQTEIGKSYYGGEVGNQAKLITRRSLDSIRNNFKDIQRNLEIWLARIIGDLEGILARDGASRVREYYISRYPFVQ; encoded by the exons ATGCCTCAAAACAGACCCAAACAACaagaagtagaagaagatgaacaagaCGATTTGAAGAAGCTTATGAGCTCGTACCTTGGTCTGAGCTTGGGCATTTTCTTGGCTTTAGCTCCAACCAAGTTCCAAGAGCTACAGACCCAAGTGAGCGAGCTCTCTGCGAGGCTATGGCAAGCGGAAGAACAAGTGAGACAGATGAGATCGAGAAGAAAAGAGGACTCGAAAGCCAACGCAAGGGTTGTGGAGATCTTCGCCAGCCACCGCAACGCTTGGCAGGCGGAGGAGAAGCGGCTGCTGAACCAGATCGACGCGGCCCACCAAGAAATTGCTCACCTCCATGGAAGGATTGTGGAGTTGGAGAAAACCCAGGACGAGTCGAGCGCTAGGATTCAAGATTTGGAGAGAGAGGTTGGGGAGAGGGACGACATGATTGGGTTCATGGCCAGCAGAGGCGGTGAGGCTGAAGAAGACGACCACTTTGGCCTCCTCcaaccacaacaacaacatcaaGTCAAGGATGATGTGAATGTGTACGACAATGCCATTGCCTTTGGCTTTGACTCCCACTTGGTGGCCGATGCTTCCAAGCTCTGGCAG GATGTACAGTATGAGTCCCTTGAACCATTGTATCATATGAAGCATTTTGTACCAAG AAGGGAGTCCCCTTGGAAGCTAGATGGTGAATCGACCAGAGTATCCTCTAAACTAAAATTACTTGAACAAGAATTgctaaatttggaaaatattGGAAACAGTGATCTTTCCAAGGTACCTTCATTGATGAGAAAGCAGGCCAAGAGGTATCAAGCTCTTGCAGGGAAGATAGATGATCTGTGCAGAAGAATG CAGGATAGTGATCCCTCTGAACCCACACTCAGTCCAGAATTTCGTACGCAAAGACAAACAGAATTTTTACTTGAATCATTTAGACTTCAGCAACGTGCATCAGAAACTGCACAGAAGCTGATGGCAGTACAAACAGAGATTGGGAAGAGTTATTATGGGGGTGAGGTGGGGAACCAGGCCAAACTTATCACTCGACGGTCTTTGGATTCCATTAGAAACAACTTCAAAGACATCCAGAGAAATTTGGAGATATGGTTGGCCAGAATTATTGGAGATCTTGAAGGTATTTTGGCCAGAGACGGTGCTTCTCGCGTAAGGGAATACTATATTTCTAGGTATCcttttgttcaataa
- the LOC117627671 gene encoding uncharacterized protein LOC117627671 isoform X3, translating to MPQNRPKQQEVEEDEQDDLKKLMSSYLGLSLGIFLALAPTKFQELQTQVSELSARLWQAEEQVRQMRSRRKEDSKANARVVEIFASHRNAWQAEEKRLLNQIDAAHQEIAHLHGRIVELEKTQDESSARIQDLEREVGERDDMIGFMASRGGEAEEDDHFGLLQPQQQHQVKDDVNVYDNAIAFGFDSHLVADASKLWQDVQYESLEPLYHMKHFVPRRESPWKLDGESTRVSSKLKLLEQELLNLENIGNSDLSKVPSLMRKQAKRYQALAGKIDDLCRRMDSDPSEPTLSPEFRTQRQTEFLLESFRLQQRASETAQKLMAVQTEIGKSYYGGEVGNQAKLITRRSLDSIRNNFKDIQRNLEIWLARIIGDLEGILARDGASRVREYYISRYPFVQ from the exons ATGCCTCAAAACAGACCCAAACAACaagaagtagaagaagatgaacaagaCGATTTGAAGAAGCTTATGAGCTCGTACCTTGGTCTGAGCTTGGGCATTTTCTTGGCTTTAGCTCCAACCAAGTTCCAAGAGCTACAGACCCAAGTGAGCGAGCTCTCTGCGAGGCTATGGCAAGCGGAAGAACAAGTGAGACAGATGAGATCGAGAAGAAAAGAGGACTCGAAAGCCAACGCAAGGGTTGTGGAGATCTTCGCCAGCCACCGCAACGCTTGGCAGGCGGAGGAGAAGCGGCTGCTGAACCAGATCGACGCGGCCCACCAAGAAATTGCTCACCTCCATGGAAGGATTGTGGAGTTGGAGAAAACCCAGGACGAGTCGAGCGCTAGGATTCAAGATTTGGAGAGAGAGGTTGGGGAGAGGGACGACATGATTGGGTTCATGGCCAGCAGAGGCGGTGAGGCTGAAGAAGACGACCACTTTGGCCTCCTCcaaccacaacaacaacatcaaGTCAAGGATGATGTGAATGTGTACGACAATGCCATTGCCTTTGGCTTTGACTCCCACTTGGTGGCCGATGCTTCCAAGCTCTGGCAG GATGTACAGTATGAGTCCCTTGAACCATTGTATCATATGAAGCATTTTGTACCAAG AAGGGAGTCCCCTTGGAAGCTAGATGGTGAATCGACCAGAGTATCCTCTAAACTAAAATTACTTGAACAAGAATTgctaaatttggaaaatattGGAAACAGTGATCTTTCCAAGGTACCTTCATTGATGAGAAAGCAGGCCAAGAGGTATCAAGCTCTTGCAGGGAAGATAGATGATCTGTGCAGAAGAATG GATAGTGATCCCTCTGAACCCACACTCAGTCCAGAATTTCGTACGCAAAGACAAACAGAATTTTTACTTGAATCATTTAGACTTCAGCAACGTGCATCAGAAACTGCACAGAAGCTGATGGCAGTACAAACAGAGATTGGGAAGAGTTATTATGGGGGTGAGGTGGGGAACCAGGCCAAACTTATCACTCGACGGTCTTTGGATTCCATTAGAAACAACTTCAAAGACATCCAGAGAAATTTGGAGATATGGTTGGCCAGAATTATTGGAGATCTTGAAGGTATTTTGGCCAGAGACGGTGCTTCTCGCGTAAGGGAATACTATATTTCTAGGTATCcttttgttcaataa
- the LOC117627672 gene encoding acyl-CoA-binding protein: MGLKEEFDEHAEKAKTLPESTTNENKLILYGLYKQATVGAVNTSRPGIFNMRDRAKWDAWKAVEGKSKEEAMGDYVTKVKQLLEEAGAST; the protein is encoded by the exons GAGGAGTTTGATGAGCATGCTGAAAAAGCCAAGACTCTTCCAGAGTCAACAACCAATGAGAACAAGCTCATCCTCTATGGGCTGTACAAGCAAGCCACTGTTGGTGCAGTGAACACCA GCCGCCCGGGAATATTCAATATGAGGGACAGAGCAAAGTGGGATGCATGGAAGGCTGTTGAAG GGAAATCCAAGGAGGAAGCCATGGGAGACTATGTTACAAAGGTGAAGCAGTTGCTGGAAGAGGCTGGAGCTTCTACTTGA